TTCGACCCCGACGACACGAACGTCGCGACCCGCCAGCGCGAGATCCGCGCCGCGGTCACCCGCCTCGCGAAGGACGGGCTGATCGAGGAGGAGTCGGAGGGGCGCTACCGGGTGACCCCGCTGGTCGAGGTGGTGCTGAGCAACGAGCGGCTCGCCGAGCTGCGCGACTGGCTGCGCGCGCAGGCGGCGCACACGGGTGAGGACGACGCGGCATGACGATGGTCGACACGCTGTTCGGGCTGGTCCCCGTCACCTCGACGGGCCAGCAGTGGGTCGCGCGCGACCTCCAGCTCGTCAACTGGGGCGGGTACGACGGACACCACCGTGTGCGGCTCGCGTCGACCGCGACGCTGCTCTCGGGCGGGTCCGGGTCCGGCAAGTCGACGCTCATGGACGCGTACATCGCGCTGCTCATGCCGCACACGACCCCGTTCAACGGGGCCTCGAACGGCGGGGTCGTCGGGCGCCCGCGCGGCAAGGACCAGCGCAACGTGCTGTCCTACGCGCGCGGCAAGCTCGACGAGTCCCGCACCGAGGACGGCACGCGCGAGAGCGTGCTGCGCGGCGACGGGCGCGACACGTGGTCCGCGATCGCGATGACGTGGGCCGACCAGGCGGGCCGCGAGCTCACCGCCGTGCGGGCCTGGTACGTGCCGGCCGCCGCACGCGTGCTCGACGACGTCGTCGCGGTGCGCGCCACGTTCGACGGGCCGTTCGACCTGCGCGACCTCGAGCCGGCCGCCGCGGACCGCCTGGGCCGGGCGGCCGTGACCGCCGCGGGCCTCACGCCGTTCGACACCGACCGCGAGCTCACCGCCCGGCTGCACTCGACCCTCGGGATCGGTGCGACCGGCGACGGGAACAAGGCCGTCGCGCTGCTCGGGCGCATCCAGGCCGGCCAGCAGATCACCACGGTCGACGCGCTCTACAAGGCGATGGTGCTCGAGGAGCCCGACACCTTCGCGACCGCCGACGCCGTCGTCGAGCAGTTCGACAAGCTCACGGGCACGCGCGACCAGATGATCACCGCGCGCCAGCAGGTCAAGGCGCTCGAGCCCATCCGCGCGCACCGCGCCGACATCGAGGCCGCCGTGGAGCGGCTGCGGGTCATCGAGCAGGCCGGCTCGTTCGACGACGGCACCTCGCCCGCCGCGCTGTGGCGCCACGAGCGCCGGCTCGGGCTGCTGCGGGCGGTCGAGCAGGACCTGCAGCGCCGCCACCAGGACGCCCAGCGGCTCGCCACCGAGACGTCGGCACGCGTCGAGGCGTCGCGGTCCGAGCTCGACGGGGTCAAGGAGACGCTCTGGTCGTCGGGCGGCGACCGGCTCGCGACCGCGCAGCGCGAGCTCACGGGCGCGCGGCAGCGCCTCGAGGGGGTCGCGCGCGCCCGGACCCGGCTCGACGATGTCGTGGTGCCCGCGCTCGGAGCCGCTCCGGCCACGCAGGCGGAGCTCGACGCGCTCGTGCAGCGTGCGGGCGACGCGCTCGCGGACGGCGACACCAAAGCCACCGCCCGGAGCGCGTTCGGCGACGCGATGGCCGAGAAGAAGGACGCCCAGGACGAGCTCGCCGGCCTCACCGCCGAGCGTGCGCGGGTCGCACGTCGGCAGGGCAACATCCCCGGCGACCTGCACCAGGCCCGCGCGGCGCTCGCGGAGGCGGCAGGCCTCACGGTCGACGACCTGCCCTTCGTCGCGGAGCTCGTCGAGGTCCGCACCGAGCACGAGCCGTGGCGCGACGCCTTCACCTTGGCGCTCGGCGGCTTCGCGACGCTCCTGCTCCTCGACGTCGCGCACCTGCGGGCCTTCCGCGCGGCGATCGACGCGGTGCCCACCGCGCGCCGGGTCCGGTTCGAGGGCGTCCCGACCGGGCTGGCCACCGACGTCGCGCTCGACCCGCGCACGCTGCCCGGCCGCCTCGACCTGCGCGCCACGCCGTTCACCGGGTGGCTCCGCAGCGAGCTCGCGAGCCGGTTCGCCTACGTGTGCGTCGACACCCCGGGCGAGCTCTCCCAGCACGCCAAGGCGCTGACGCGCGCCGGCCAGGTCTCCGACGGGCGGCAGGGTGCGCACGGCGGGCAGGGCCGCGCCAACGTGCTCGGCTTCACCAACACGCGCCTGCTGACCCACCTCGACCAGCAGATCACGCGCGCGCAGCAGCGCCTCGAGCTCGCCGAGGCGCAGGTCGTGGCCGCGGAGGGGCGCCTCGACCGGCACGAGGTCGAGCGCCGCGCGTTCGAGGCGCTCCGCGAGGTGACCTGGGACCAGGTCGACGTCGCGTCCGTGCAGGCGGAGGTCGACCGGTGGTCGCAGGTCATCGACGACGTCACCTCGGGCAGCCCCGAGGTGACGCGGCTGCAGCAGCGTGCGACCGAGCTCGAGGCGGCGACCCGCGCGCTCACCGAGGAGCTCGGCCGGACCAAGGGCGCCGCGCAGGAGCTCGGTGAGCGCTGGTCGGCGACGACCGATGAGGTCGACGCCGCGCAGCGCGCCCTCGACGAGGCGCGGACCGGCGGCATCACGGTCGCGGCGGACGCGCGCGCGTACCTCGACGCGCTGCTCGGCGGCGAGGACGGCACCGGGACGGCCGCCGCGATGGCGACCCCCGCCGGTGCGCTCGCCGCGTTCGACGCCGTCGTGGCGCGCGCGAGCGACCTCCTGCGCTCGGACCGGCAGGCGGCGCAGCAGGTCCTCGGGACGGCCCGGGACGCGCTGCGGCGCACGTTCGAGACGTTCGTCGAGCGCTGGCCCGACCCCGACCTGGGCACGGACCCCGACGCGTCGTACGCCGACTTCGCGCGCCTGCTCGCCGAGCTCGAGACGCACGGCCTGCACGAGCTCGAGGGGGAGTGGCGCACGAGCCTCCTGCGGCTCTCGGGCAACGACCTGACCGACTTGCACAACGCGCTGAGCCGGTCGGTCCGCGAGATCAAGGAGCGCATCCGCCCGGTCAACGACATCCTCGCCGACCTGCCCTTCGCGGACGAGGAGCACCGCCTGCGCATCGACGCGCGCGACACCCAGTCCACGGTCGTCGCGCGGTTCCGCAGGGAGCTCCGCGACCTGCGCGAGGTGCTGCAGACCGAGGCGACCGACGCCGAGCGGGAGCGCCGGTACGTGCGGATGGCGAAGGTCATCGACCGGATCCGGCGCACCTCGCCCGACTTCGCCGACCTCGTCGACGTGCGCCGCCACGTCCGGCTCAGCGCCGAGAAGGTCGACCTCGAGGGACGGCACGTCGCGCTCTACGACCACATCGGCGAGAAGTCCGGCGGCGAGTCGCAGGAGCTCGTCGCGTTCATCGTGGGAGCCGCGCTGCGCTACCAGCTCGGCGACGCTGGGGCCGACCGGCCCCGCTACGCGCCCGTGTTCCTCGACGAGGCGCTCATCAAGGCCGACGCGCGGTTCACCGGGCGGGCGATCGGCGCGTGGCGCGGGCTCGGCTTCCAGCTCGTGATCGGCGCCCCCAACGACAAGTTCGGCGCGCTGGAGCCGCACGTCGACCTCAAGTACGTGGTGCTCAAGGACGCGACGGGCCGGTCGCGGACCAAGCTCGTCGCGGGCGTGCCCGACGGGACGGGCGCCTGACCCGACGAGACCGGGCGGCACGCGTACCCGGCGGGACGGGCACCGGACGGCGCGGGTGCCCGACGGACGCGCCCGGCCGCGGCTCGACCGGTCAGCCGCCGCCCACGTCCGCGGGGCTGCGCCGGCGCCGTGACGCCACGAGGAACGGCAGCGCGAGCAGGTTGACCGCCGCCCCGATCAGGTAGGTCGTGCCGTACCCCCACACGTCGGCCGCACGCCCGAGCGCGGGCTGCACCACGACGCCGCCGACGTTGCCGACGAGCGAGTCGAAGGACAGCACCGTCGCCCGCTGCTCGGACGGGACGAGGTCGTTGAGGTACGCCTGGCGCACGGGCGTGACCGCCGCCGCGGCGACGCCCCACAGCACGAGCAGACCGAGGGCGAGCGCGAAGCCGTCGACCAGGCCGAGGAGCGCCAGGGTGCCGGCACCTGCCGCCGTGCCGCCGATCAGGATCGTCGTCCGCCGGTGCACGAGGCGGCGCACGCGGGTCGCCAGCGCGCCGCCGAGCACCTGCGAGCCCGCGATGACGGCGGCCGCGAGACCGGCGACGGCGTACGCGTCGGGGTCGCCGTAGAGCTCGAGCAGGAACGGCTGCATCGCGTAGAACGCGTACACGCCCACGCCCGAGACGAACGGCGCCGCGAGCATGAGCCAGCGCACGGGCGGGTTGCCGAGGCCGTGGTGGAGCGACTGCGTGAGGATCGCCCGTACCGCCTCCCCGGGGCGGGCGTGGGCGGCGGGGGTGAAGCCGAGGTCACGCATGAAGACGGCGGCGACGACGAGCATGACGAGCAGGACGCCGGCCCGCAGCAGGAACGGCACGCCGAGGTCGGTGACCTGCGCGACCACGCCGCCCGCGACGGAGCCGACGAGCATCGCGACGCCGCCCGCGACCTGCCCGCGCGCGAACACCGGCTCGAGCGCGCCCGCGTACCCGGTGGCCCGCAGCGCGTCGACGAGCCACGCCTCGACGGCGCCCGAGAAGAACGTGAAGCCGAGCCCGAGCAGCACCGACACGACGGCCCACGCCCAGAACGGTCCCTCGACCCGCCAGAGCGCCCAGTACAGGGCGGTCGACGCGGCCAGCGTGACGGTCCCCAGCAGGTAGGACGCGCGCCGGCCGCGGGAGTCCGCGACCACGCCCGTCGGGACCTCGAACAGCACCATGCCCGCGGTGAAGAACGCGTTGGCCGCGAACGCCTCGACGTTGCTCAGGCCCGCGTCGA
The Cellulomonas sp. NS3 DNA segment above includes these coding regions:
- a CDS encoding ATP-binding protein, which translates into the protein MTMVDTLFGLVPVTSTGQQWVARDLQLVNWGGYDGHHRVRLASTATLLSGGSGSGKSTLMDAYIALLMPHTTPFNGASNGGVVGRPRGKDQRNVLSYARGKLDESRTEDGTRESVLRGDGRDTWSAIAMTWADQAGRELTAVRAWYVPAAARVLDDVVAVRATFDGPFDLRDLEPAAADRLGRAAVTAAGLTPFDTDRELTARLHSTLGIGATGDGNKAVALLGRIQAGQQITTVDALYKAMVLEEPDTFATADAVVEQFDKLTGTRDQMITARQQVKALEPIRAHRADIEAAVERLRVIEQAGSFDDGTSPAALWRHERRLGLLRAVEQDLQRRHQDAQRLATETSARVEASRSELDGVKETLWSSGGDRLATAQRELTGARQRLEGVARARTRLDDVVVPALGAAPATQAELDALVQRAGDALADGDTKATARSAFGDAMAEKKDAQDELAGLTAERARVARRQGNIPGDLHQARAALAEAAGLTVDDLPFVAELVEVRTEHEPWRDAFTLALGGFATLLLLDVAHLRAFRAAIDAVPTARRVRFEGVPTGLATDVALDPRTLPGRLDLRATPFTGWLRSELASRFAYVCVDTPGELSQHAKALTRAGQVSDGRQGAHGGQGRANVLGFTNTRLLTHLDQQITRAQQRLELAEAQVVAAEGRLDRHEVERRAFEALREVTWDQVDVASVQAEVDRWSQVIDDVTSGSPEVTRLQQRATELEAATRALTEELGRTKGAAQELGERWSATTDEVDAAQRALDEARTGGITVAADARAYLDALLGGEDGTGTAAAMATPAGALAAFDAVVARASDLLRSDRQAAQQVLGTARDALRRTFETFVERWPDPDLGTDPDASYADFARLLAELETHGLHELEGEWRTSLLRLSGNDLTDLHNALSRSVREIKERIRPVNDILADLPFADEEHRLRIDARDTQSTVVARFRRELRDLREVLQTEATDAERERRYVRMAKVIDRIRRTSPDFADLVDVRRHVRLSAEKVDLEGRHVALYDHIGEKSGGESQELVAFIVGAALRYQLGDAGADRPRYAPVFLDEALIKADARFTGRAIGAWRGLGFQLVIGAPNDKFGALEPHVDLKYVVLKDATGRSRTKLVAGVPDGTGA
- a CDS encoding MFS transporter, whose product is MTPLARRVQRTYLALVVGNTLATAFIWGINTLFLLDAGLSNVEAFAANAFFTAGMVLFEVPTGVVADSRGRRASYLLGTVTLAASTALYWALWRVEGPFWAWAVVSVLLGLGFTFFSGAVEAWLVDALRATGYAGALEPVFARGQVAGGVAMLVGSVAGGVVAQVTDLGVPFLLRAGVLLVMLVVAAVFMRDLGFTPAAHARPGEAVRAILTQSLHHGLGNPPVRWLMLAAPFVSGVGVYAFYAMQPFLLELYGDPDAYAVAGLAAAVIAGSQVLGGALATRVRRLVHRRTTILIGGTAAGAGTLALLGLVDGFALALGLLVLWGVAAAAVTPVRQAYLNDLVPSEQRATVLSFDSLVGNVGGVVVQPALGRAADVWGYGTTYLIGAAVNLLALPFLVASRRRRSPADVGGG